The following are encoded together in the Pithys albifrons albifrons isolate INPA30051 chromosome 5, PitAlb_v1, whole genome shotgun sequence genome:
- the TET2 gene encoding methylcytosine dioxygenase TET2 isoform X1: MSARLRDAAEIRSEGSLVDGPGAGQMEQDRTNHVDGNRLSPFLIPQPSHVCQPEPSVVKLQNGSPATEGPGVEVNGDHKPLFIKSNYGVPHLKGRPNNRVSPDLSEDKKVYSKYMQNGGIKRTFSEPSLYGLHDSKKVKQDKEVNEEKAEPEDNSEKPNIFNCYSEKKPVSFTIQENEASDFIPSRRYNNGGSENPHDLLIQDEQENIHCHNRDIVLLLKNKAVPMPNGATVSASSMESMHGELLEKTLSQYYPEHVSIAMQKNTSHINAITSQATNELSCKTTHSSHTSGQITSPQTSNSELPQVPAVVVTEVYDTEDSSKPPVLPGSHLIQKPEQQLQQQIPGYDPHQLPIGNSNVHGSIGQVPNQDLSLSSSSNLQAQSTTLERYSEQAENNGAFFIQNSMFHKDSSAPAPEMNSALSAVVQEGHHSYDNRCDETLPGEIKNEGQQEGPISESPSLSLQEVHPQQRLLQQAQMSQDVSESNPQAAVAASVQPRPEEVTLASEPPLQNLQMHLSEGELHQHHQSFPGQREPEIPSKKEKDQVKEPVQQAQHYSKPAWIELVSTQFHQRESPQKPGEALLRSILQCQPNTAQTVYTKQYAGSPDSLKGPSGHPQSQKIMQQEQLPSLYKSESSQLQPHPPADQKLPFQKHSPQPQLPKVDSLLKSQVQQHPPQQLHFQQRSEKQQAKQPLGPPLKQQHFNAQPGENGQFLHSHILQQMLQKQSHQVQLPCSPHITPNQQQSLQMKNKDLPRTVSHSQSNAEQLLDRTSFNHLKVEECFQTGNKYIKSNAFPRPNPQLGPEQVHTMNSKAPIYTQKASASLQHPCPNNMHLISGKKGSATNMECFGANKMQDLQHMQYFSNDLTSKQDVNHCFQEQEQQTQQASVLQLPPPQPSQCYGATLNQDLPSKQAPQVPQQYLPHNQTAPHSQDQRGCHLQSQTPKDFQKHAALRWHLLQKQEQQAYQQPKTEIGPSAACKPLKIEAGTKPNVCMRPSAGQLENKMWKKTIKQENQHFGCENMQQKSIIETMEQQLKQIQVKSLFDHKTFTMKSPKHVKVETAGPITILSRNTSAADFDTQTPISDQQANLPAEKTPTKRTAGTVLNNFLDSPSKLLDTPVKNLLDTPAKTQYDFPSCSCVEQIIEKDEGPFYTHLGAGPNVAAIREIMEERFGQKGKAIRIERVVYTGKEGKSSQGCPIAKWVVRRSSQEEKLLCLVRERAGHTCETAVIVILILVWEGIPTSLADRLYSELTDTLRKYGTLTNRRCALNEERTCACQGLDPETCGASFSFGCSWSMYYNGCKFARSKIPRKFKLMGDDPKEEEKLESHLQNLSTLMAPTYKKLAPDAYNNQIEYEHRAPECRLGLKEGRPFSGVTACLDFCAHAHRDLHNMQNGSTLVCTLTREDNREIGQTPEDEQLHVLPLYKVSDVDEFGSTEGQEEKKRNGSIQVLTSFRRKVRMLAEPVKTCRQRKLEAKKAAAEKLSSLENGSSKAEREKSAAARNKQGNSEAAGHAKQLADLLRLSGPATQQQQQQQQQQQHPQRTLSNNPQSHPINSYSGSGSANLYVRLPNSANAYPNSSYTSDPYGGSSPMNLYTTSSQPAGSYLNSSSPMNAYSGSLSQNHQYPPYQCNGNIPMDNCPSYLGSYPSQHQHMDLYSCQSQDHMSKLSLPPIQTLYQHRFGNNQSFAPKYLNYGNQNMRVDSFSNCTIRSNVHNVGSFSSYSTHEANGHFMEVASRLKSSLSNSSMDYASMSKASEHHHVQPPPHLPHNYHSTPSMFSGSPNSLHLQNKDNEMFSHAVNGLSNMLPGQNHDRTTTQGGLDKSDVLNPEKAEDPDEVWSDSEQNFLDPEIGGVAVAPSHGSILIECAKRELHATTPLKNPNRNHPTRISLVFYQHKSMNEPKHGLALWEAKMAEKAREKEEECEKYGPDYVPQKSYGKKVKREPVEPHEPSEPTYMRFIKSLAQRTLSVTTDSTVTTSPYAFTRVTGPYNRYI, encoded by the exons atACGTTCAGAGGGCAGCCTTGTGGATGGCCCCGGAGCAGGCCAGATGGAACAGGACAGAACCAACCATGTAGACGGCAATAGATTGAGTCCATTTCTAATACCACAGCCTTCTCACGTGTGCCAGCCTGAGCCTTCTGTGGTAAAGCTACAGAATGGAAGTCCAGCAACAGAGGGGCCTGGAGTTGAAGTAAATGGAGACCACAAGCCACTATTCATTAAAAGCAACTATGGTGTGCCCCACCTGAAAGGAAGGCCAAACAACCGTGTTAGCCCTGACCTTTCAGAAGATAAGAAAGTATATTCCAAATATATGCAAAATGGTGGGATAAAACGCACTTTTAGTGAGCCTTCTCTGTATGGACTTCATGACAGCAAGAAAGTAAAACAAGACAAAGAGgtaaatgaagaaaaagctgAGCCAGAGGATAATAGTGAAAAACCAAACATCTTCAATTGTTACAGTGAGAAGAAACCTGTGAGTTTTACAATACAAGAAAATGAAGCTTCAGATTTTATACCGTCTAGAAGATACAACAATGGTGGTTCAGAAAACCCTCATGACCTCCTGATTCAGGATGAGCAGGAAAACATTCATTGCCACAACAGGGACATTGTCTTACTACTTAAAAACAAGGCAGTGCCAATGCCTAATGGTGCTACAGTTTCTGCCTCTTCCATGGAAAGCATGCATGGTGAACTCCTGGAGAAAACACTGTCTCAATATTATCCAGAACATGTTTCCATAGCAATGCAGAAGAACACATCTCATATCAATGCCATTACCAGTCAGGCTACTAATGAGTTGTCCTGTAAGACAACACATTCATCCCATACCTCAGGGCAGATCACTTCCCCACAGACCTCAAACTCTGAGCTGCCTCAAGTGCCAGCTGTAGTGGTTACTGAGGTCTATGACACAGAAGACTCCAGTAAACCACCTGTATTGCCAGGTAGCCATTTGATTCAGAAACCAGAACAACAGCTACAGCAACAGATTCCAGGCTATGATCCACACCAGTTACCTATAGGAAACAGTAATGTTCATGGAAGCATAGGGCAGGTTCCCAACCAAGACCTCTCTTTAAGTTCCAGCAGTAACCTGCAAGCTCAGAGCACCACTCTGGAAAGGTACTCTGAGCAAGCAGAAAATAATGGTGCTTTTTTTATACAGAACTCAATGTTTCACAAAgattcctctgctcctgctccagaaatGAACAGTGCACTGTCTGCCGTGGTGCAAGAAGGACACCATTCCTATGACAACAGATGTGATGAAACTCTTCCTGGGGAGATAAAGAATGAAGGACAACAGGAGGGACCAATATCAGAAAGTCCCAGCCTCAGCCTACAAGAAGTTCACCCTCAGCAGAGACTTCTGCAGCAGGCACAAATGTCACAAGATGTCAGTGAAAGCAACCCAcaagctgctgtggctgcctctgTTCAGCCGCGCCCTGAAGAAGTGACGCTGGCGTCAGAACCTCCCCTCCAAAACCTGCAAATGCACCTAAGTGAGGGTGAGTTGCACCAACACCATCAGAGTTTCCCAGGACAGAGAGAACCTGAGATTCCttccaagaaagaaaaggacCAAGTGAAAGAGCCTGTTCAACAGGCTCAACATTATTCAAAACCAGCCTGGATAGAACTGGTTTCCACCCAGTTCCACCAGAGAGAGTCTCCTCAAAAGCCCGGTGAAGCATTACTGCGATCAATTCTTCAGTGCCAGCCAAACACAGCCCAAACAGTCTATACAAAACAGTATGCTGGAAGTCCTGATTCATTAAAGGGGCCTTCAGGACATCCCCAGAGCCAGAAGATAATGCAACAGGAACAGCTTCCTTCACTATACAAAAGTGAGAGCTCCCAGCTGCAGCCGCATCCCCCAGCTGACCAGAAGCTGCCTTTCCAAAAACACTCACCgcagccacagctcccaaaGGTGGATTCCCTACTCAAGTCCCAAGTGCAGCAACAccctccacagcagctccatttCCAGCAAAGATCAGAAAAACAACAAGCCAAACAGCCTTTAGGGCCCCCCTTGAAACAGCAGCACTTCAATGCTCAGCCAGGGGAAAACGGGCAGTTCTTGCATTCACATATTTTGCAACAGATGCTCCAAAAACAGTCACATCAGGTGCAACTGCCATGCAGTCCACACAtaaccccaaaccagcagcaatCTCTGCAGATGAAGAACAAAGACCTGCCCCGAACCGTATCTCACTCCCAAAGCAATGCTGAGCAGCTTCTAGACAGGACATCCTTCAATCACCTAAAAGTGGAGGAATGTTTCCAAACTGGGAATAAGTACATTAAATCAAATGCATTCCCACGGCCTAACCCTCAGCTAGGCCCAGAGCAGGTGCATACCATGAACAGCAAAGCTCCCATTTACACGCAGAAGGCAAGTGCGAGTCTCCAGCACCCATGCCCAAACAACATGCACTTGAtttcagggaagaaaggaagtgCCACAAATATGGAATGCTTTGGAGCCAACAAAATGCAGGACTTACAACATATGCAGTATTTTTCAAATGACTTGACCTCAAAGCAAGATGTGAATCACTGTTTTCAAGAACAAGAGCAACAGACGCAACAAGCTTCAGTTTTACAGCTGCCACCACCGCAGCCCTCACAATGCTATGGTGCTACTCTGAACCAAGATCTCCCGAGCAAACAAGCTCCACAGGTTCCTCAGCAGTACTTACCACACAACCAAACTGCCCCACACTCCCAAGACCAGAGAGGCTGTCACTTGCAGTCCCAGACCCCTAAGGATTTTCAAAAACATGCTGCTCTAAGGTGGCATCTCTTGCAAAAACAGGAGCAACAAGCATACCAGCAACCCAAGACTGAGATTGGTCCCAGTGCAGCATGCAAGCCTCTAAAAATTGAGGCTGGCACAAAGCCTAATGTCTGCATGCGCCCATCAGCTggacagctggaaaacaaaatgtggaaaaaaacaattaaacaaGAGAATCAGCACTTTGGCTGCGAGAACATGCAACAAAAGAGCATCATTGAGACAATGGAACAGCAGCTAAAACAAATACAGGTCAAATCACTGTTCGATCATAAGACTTTTACTATGAAATCACCCAAACATGTAAAGGTTGAAACAGCAGGCCCTATTACCATCCTATCAAGAAATACCAGTGCTGCAGATTTTGACACTCAGACCCCAATCTCAGATCAACAAGCAAACTTGCCTGCTGagaaaaccccaaccaaaagAACAGCTGGAACTgttcttaataattttttagaCTCACCTTCCAAGTTATTGGATACTCCTGTAAAAAATTTATTGGACACACCTGCCAAAACCCAGTATGATTTCCCATCTTGCAGCTGTGTTG agcAAATTATTGAAAAAGATGAAGGTCCTTTCTATACCCATCTAGGAGCCGGTCCTAATGTGGCAGCTATTAGAGAAATCATGGAAGAAAG atTTGGACAGAAGGGTAAAGCTATAAGAATTGAGAGGGTTGTCTACACTGGGAAAGAAGGCAAAAGTTCTCAAGGATGTCCAATTGCTAAATGG GTAGTCCGTAGGAGCAGTCAGGAGGaaaagctgctctgcctggtgCGCGAGCGAGCAGGTCACACCTGTGAGACGGCCGTGATCGTTATCCTCATCCTGGTCTGGGAGGGAATCCCAACAAGCCTGGCTGACAGGCTCTACTCCGAGCTCACCGACACCCTGAGGAAGTACGGCACACTCACGAACCGGCGCTGCGCTCTGAACGAAGA ACGGACTTGTGCATGTCAAGGGCTGGACCCTGAAACTTGTGgtgcttcattttcctttggttGCTCCTGGAGCATGTACTACAATGGTTGTAAGTTTGCCAGAAGCAAGATTCCAAGGAAGTTTAAGCTGATGGGGGACGACCCAAAAGAG gaagaaaaactaGAATCCCATTTGCAGAATCTGTCAACCCTGATGGCACCTACCTACAAGAAGCTTGCACCTGATGCATATAACAACCAG atCGAGTATGAGCACAGAGCCCCCGAGTGCCGCCTGGGTTTAAAGGAAGGTCGCCCATTCTCAGGGGTCACTGCTTGCCTGGACTTCTGTGCTCATGCCCACAGAGACTTGCACAACATGCAGAACGGGAGCACACTG GTTTGCACTCTGACTAGAGAAGACAATCGTGAAATTGGCCAAACACCAGAAGATGAGCAGCTCCACGTGCTCCCGCTATACAAAGTCTCTGATGTGGATGAGTTTGGAAGCACTGAAGgccaggaggagaagaagaggaacGGCAGTATCCAGGTCCTTACCTCCTTTCGCCGAAAAGTGAGGATGTTAGCAGAGCCCGTTAAGACCTGTCGGCAAAGGAAACTGGAAGCAAAGAAAGCAGCGGCAGAAAAGCTTTCCTCCTTGGAGAATGGGTCTAGCAAAGCTGAGAGAGAGAAGTCTGCTGCAGCACGCAACAAGCAAGGCAACTCTGAAGCAGCAGGTCATGCAAAGCAGCTAGCAG ATCTTTTACGTCTTTCAGGACCAGccacacaacaacaacaacagcagcagcagcagcagcaacatccACAGCGCACTCTCTCTAACAACCCTCAGTCACATCCTATTAACTCTTACTCGGGTTCAGGTTCTGCAAATCTCTATGTAAGGTTGCCTAATTCAGCCAATGCTTATCCAAACTCTTCATACACTTCAGATCCATATGGAGGGTCCAGTCCCATGAACCTTTATACAACCTCATCACAGCCTGCGGGGTCTTATTTGAATTCTTCCAGTCCCATGAACGCTTATTCAGGATCTTTAAGTCAAAATCACCAATATCCACCCTACCAATGCAATGGAAACATACCCATGGACAACTGCCCCTCTTACTTGGGCTCCTACCCTTCCCAGCATCAGCACATGGACTTGTATAGTTGCCAGAGCCAAGACCATATGTCTAAACTAAGTCTACCACCCATTCAAACATTATACCAGCATAGGTTCGGGAATAACCAGAGTTTTGCTCCTAAGTACTTGAATTATGGAAACCAAAATATGCGGGTAGACTCCTTCAGTAATTGCACCATTAGATCAAATGTACACAATGTAGggtctttttcctcttactcCACTCATGAGGCCAATGGCCATTTTATGGAGGTTGCCTCAAGGTTAAAATCTAGTCTAAGTAATTCGAGCATGGATTATGCCTCCATGAGTAAAGCAAGTGAACACCATCATGTTCAACCCCCTCCACATCTACCACACAACTACCATTCTACTCCAAGTATGTTTAGTGGTTCTCCTAATTCACTGCATCTCCAAAATAAGgataatgaaatgttttcacATGCAGTTAACGGTTTGTCTAACATGCTTCCAGGTCAAAACCATGACAGGACTACTACCCAGGGTGGTTTAGATAAAAGTGATGTGCTGAATCCAGAAAAAGCAGAGGATCCCGATGAAGTCTGGTCAGATAGTGAGCAGAACTTTCTGGATCCAGAAATTGGAGGAGTGGCAGTTGCTCCATCTCATGGGTCAATTCTCATAGAGTGTGCAAAACGTGAGCTCCACGCAACGACTCCcttaaaaaatcccaacaggAACCATCCCACCCGAATATCCCTTGTCTTTTACCAGCACAAGAGCATGAATGAGCCAAAACACGGTCTGGCTCTGTGGGAGGCAAAGATGGCTGAGAaggcaagagagaaagaagaagaatgCGAGAAGTATGGTCCAGACTACGTGCCTCAGAAATCTTATGGCAAAAAAGTGAAGCGGGAGCCTGTGGAGCCACACGAACCCTCTGAGCCAACATACATGCGCTTCATCAAGTCTCTTGCACAAAGGACACTGTCAGTCACCACAGACTCCACAGTAACTACATCTCCATATGCCTTTACACGGGTTACAGGGCCTTACAACCGATATATCTGA